A stretch of the Triticum urartu cultivar G1812 unplaced genomic scaffold, Tu2.1 TuUngrouped_contig_6548, whole genome shotgun sequence genome encodes the following:
- the LOC125530770 gene encoding uncharacterized protein LOC125530770 isoform X1 → MPAAVSAVSRGRSKMRNTQRKPSILNFDAGCGSSLSFIVIGLVGCTLIACLFFIGHQVKTGHAHSYPSHLPATRELEEVEEEHFRLPPPHKVNPRAVKRAVKRRGSTKVSKIIDDYLDGSSALHDIFFPSETTAVNPTKGRNDSMYFYPGRVWLDTDGNAIQAHGGGILYDHNTATYYWYGENKDGPTYQIHPEGAHRVDIIGVSCYSSKDLWSWTHEGIVLPGERTNITHDLHISKVLERPKVIYNDRTRQYVMWMHVDDGNYTKASVGVAVSRSPTGPFSYLYSFRPHGFDSRDMTIFKDDDGMAYLFYASRGNTVLHVSPLTNDYLNVTSAMRTILVRRFREAPAVFKLRGTYYMITSRCSGWAPNPALAHATHKIMGPWETLGNPCVGGNHFLRLTTFLSQSTFVLPLPGLPGTFIFMADRWNPSDLRDSRYVWLPLSIGGLADEALDYSFGFPSWSRVSIYWHRKWRLPEGWRKS, encoded by the exons ATGCCAGCGGCCGTATCCGCG GTTAGTAGAGGGAGATCGAAGATGAGGAATACGCAGCGAAAGCCATCTATTCTCAACTTCGATGCTGGATGCGGATCTTCCTTATCTTTTATTGTAATAGGCTTGGTGGGATGCACCCTCATTGCCTGCCTATTTTTCATCGGCCATCAAGTAAAAACTGGGCATGCCCATAGCTATCCCAGCCATCTGCCTGCCACCAGAGAATTggaagaggttgaggaagagCACTTCCGGTTGCCACCTCCTCACAAGGTGAATCCTCGTGCAGTGAAACGTGCAGTCAAACGTCGGGGCTCTACCAAGGTTTCAAAGATCATCGATGATTATCTGGATGGGTCCTCAGCATTACACGACATATTCTTTCCTAGTGAAACAACTGCTGTGAACCCAACAAAAGGCAGAAATGACAGCATGTACTTTTATCCCGGTAGGGTGTGGCTGGACACCGATGGAAATGCCATTCAAGCCCATGGCGGTGGGATTCTGTATGATCACAATACCGCGACATACTATTGGTACGGAGAGAACAAAGATGGACCAACCTATCAAATTCACCCTGAAGGGGCACACCGG GTAGACATTATAGGGGTAAGCTGCTACTCCTCGAAGGACCTATGGTCATGGACTCACGAAGGGATCGTGCTTCCCGGAGAGCGTACCAATATCACACACGACCTTCATATATCAAAGGTTCTTGAGAGGCCCAAGGTGATATATAATGACCGCACTCGGCAGTATGTCATGTGGATGCACGTCGACGACGGCAACTACACTAAAGCATCCGTCGGTGTGGCTGTCAGCAGATCCCCCACAGGCCCTTTCAGTTACCTCTACAGTTTCCGGCCACATGGGTTTGATAGCAGGGACATGACGATCTTCAAAGACGACGACGGCATGGCCTACCTCTTCTACGCTTCTCGGGGCAACACCGTGCTTCATGTCAGTCCACTGACAAATGATTATCTCAACGTCACATCGGCGATGAGGACAATATTGGTGAGACGGTTCAGGGAGGCTCCGGCCGTGTTCAAGCTCAGAGGAACCTACTACATGATCACCTCACGGTGCTCGGGCTGGGCTCCGAATCCGGCGCTGGCACACgccacacacaagatcatggggCCATGGGAGACGCTGGGGAACCCGTGCGTCGGAGGCAACCACTTCCTCCGGCTGACGACGTTCCTGTCTCAGAGCACCTTCGTGCTCCCCCTCCCTGGCTTGCCGGGCACGTTCATCTTCATGGCAGACAGGTGGAACCCGTCGGATTTGCGTGACTCCCGGTATGTGTGGCTGCCCTTGTCCATTGGAGGTCTGGCGGACGAGGCGCTGGACTACAGCTTCGGGTTCCCGTCGTGGTCGAGGGTGTCGATTTACTGGCACAGGAAATGGCGACTCCCTGAAGGTTGGAGGAAGAGTTAG
- the LOC125530770 gene encoding uncharacterized protein LOC125530770 isoform X2, which yields MKVSRGRSKMRNTQRKPSILNFDAGCGSSLSFIVIGLVGCTLIACLFFIGHQVKTGHAHSYPSHLPATRELEEVEEEHFRLPPPHKVNPRAVKRAVKRRGSTKVSKIIDDYLDGSSALHDIFFPSETTAVNPTKGRNDSMYFYPGRVWLDTDGNAIQAHGGGILYDHNTATYYWYGENKDGPTYQIHPEGAHRVDIIGVSCYSSKDLWSWTHEGIVLPGERTNITHDLHISKVLERPKVIYNDRTRQYVMWMHVDDGNYTKASVGVAVSRSPTGPFSYLYSFRPHGFDSRDMTIFKDDDGMAYLFYASRGNTVLHVSPLTNDYLNVTSAMRTILVRRFREAPAVFKLRGTYYMITSRCSGWAPNPALAHATHKIMGPWETLGNPCVGGNHFLRLTTFLSQSTFVLPLPGLPGTFIFMADRWNPSDLRDSRYVWLPLSIGGLADEALDYSFGFPSWSRVSIYWHRKWRLPEGWRKS from the exons ATGAAGGTTAGTAGAGGGAGATCGAAGATGAGGAATACGCAGCGAAAGCCATCTATTCTCAACTTCGATGCTGGATGCGGATCTTCCTTATCTTTTATTGTAATAGGCTTGGTGGGATGCACCCTCATTGCCTGCCTATTTTTCATCGGCCATCAAGTAAAAACTGGGCATGCCCATAGCTATCCCAGCCATCTGCCTGCCACCAGAGAATTggaagaggttgaggaagagCACTTCCGGTTGCCACCTCCTCACAAGGTGAATCCTCGTGCAGTGAAACGTGCAGTCAAACGTCGGGGCTCTACCAAGGTTTCAAAGATCATCGATGATTATCTGGATGGGTCCTCAGCATTACACGACATATTCTTTCCTAGTGAAACAACTGCTGTGAACCCAACAAAAGGCAGAAATGACAGCATGTACTTTTATCCCGGTAGGGTGTGGCTGGACACCGATGGAAATGCCATTCAAGCCCATGGCGGTGGGATTCTGTATGATCACAATACCGCGACATACTATTGGTACGGAGAGAACAAAGATGGACCAACCTATCAAATTCACCCTGAAGGGGCACACCGG GTAGACATTATAGGGGTAAGCTGCTACTCCTCGAAGGACCTATGGTCATGGACTCACGAAGGGATCGTGCTTCCCGGAGAGCGTACCAATATCACACACGACCTTCATATATCAAAGGTTCTTGAGAGGCCCAAGGTGATATATAATGACCGCACTCGGCAGTATGTCATGTGGATGCACGTCGACGACGGCAACTACACTAAAGCATCCGTCGGTGTGGCTGTCAGCAGATCCCCCACAGGCCCTTTCAGTTACCTCTACAGTTTCCGGCCACATGGGTTTGATAGCAGGGACATGACGATCTTCAAAGACGACGACGGCATGGCCTACCTCTTCTACGCTTCTCGGGGCAACACCGTGCTTCATGTCAGTCCACTGACAAATGATTATCTCAACGTCACATCGGCGATGAGGACAATATTGGTGAGACGGTTCAGGGAGGCTCCGGCCGTGTTCAAGCTCAGAGGAACCTACTACATGATCACCTCACGGTGCTCGGGCTGGGCTCCGAATCCGGCGCTGGCACACgccacacacaagatcatggggCCATGGGAGACGCTGGGGAACCCGTGCGTCGGAGGCAACCACTTCCTCCGGCTGACGACGTTCCTGTCTCAGAGCACCTTCGTGCTCCCCCTCCCTGGCTTGCCGGGCACGTTCATCTTCATGGCAGACAGGTGGAACCCGTCGGATTTGCGTGACTCCCGGTATGTGTGGCTGCCCTTGTCCATTGGAGGTCTGGCGGACGAGGCGCTGGACTACAGCTTCGGGTTCCCGTCGTGGTCGAGGGTGTCGATTTACTGGCACAGGAAATGGCGACTCCCTGAAGGTTGGAGGAAGAGTTAG
- the LOC125530770 gene encoding uncharacterized protein LOC125530770 isoform X3 — MRNTQRKPSILNFDAGCGSSLSFIVIGLVGCTLIACLFFIGHQVKTGHAHSYPSHLPATRELEEVEEEHFRLPPPHKVNPRAVKRAVKRRGSTKVSKIIDDYLDGSSALHDIFFPSETTAVNPTKGRNDSMYFYPGRVWLDTDGNAIQAHGGGILYDHNTATYYWYGENKDGPTYQIHPEGAHRVDIIGVSCYSSKDLWSWTHEGIVLPGERTNITHDLHISKVLERPKVIYNDRTRQYVMWMHVDDGNYTKASVGVAVSRSPTGPFSYLYSFRPHGFDSRDMTIFKDDDGMAYLFYASRGNTVLHVSPLTNDYLNVTSAMRTILVRRFREAPAVFKLRGTYYMITSRCSGWAPNPALAHATHKIMGPWETLGNPCVGGNHFLRLTTFLSQSTFVLPLPGLPGTFIFMADRWNPSDLRDSRYVWLPLSIGGLADEALDYSFGFPSWSRVSIYWHRKWRLPEGWRKS; from the exons ATGAGGAATACGCAGCGAAAGCCATCTATTCTCAACTTCGATGCTGGATGCGGATCTTCCTTATCTTTTATTGTAATAGGCTTGGTGGGATGCACCCTCATTGCCTGCCTATTTTTCATCGGCCATCAAGTAAAAACTGGGCATGCCCATAGCTATCCCAGCCATCTGCCTGCCACCAGAGAATTggaagaggttgaggaagagCACTTCCGGTTGCCACCTCCTCACAAGGTGAATCCTCGTGCAGTGAAACGTGCAGTCAAACGTCGGGGCTCTACCAAGGTTTCAAAGATCATCGATGATTATCTGGATGGGTCCTCAGCATTACACGACATATTCTTTCCTAGTGAAACAACTGCTGTGAACCCAACAAAAGGCAGAAATGACAGCATGTACTTTTATCCCGGTAGGGTGTGGCTGGACACCGATGGAAATGCCATTCAAGCCCATGGCGGTGGGATTCTGTATGATCACAATACCGCGACATACTATTGGTACGGAGAGAACAAAGATGGACCAACCTATCAAATTCACCCTGAAGGGGCACACCGG GTAGACATTATAGGGGTAAGCTGCTACTCCTCGAAGGACCTATGGTCATGGACTCACGAAGGGATCGTGCTTCCCGGAGAGCGTACCAATATCACACACGACCTTCATATATCAAAGGTTCTTGAGAGGCCCAAGGTGATATATAATGACCGCACTCGGCAGTATGTCATGTGGATGCACGTCGACGACGGCAACTACACTAAAGCATCCGTCGGTGTGGCTGTCAGCAGATCCCCCACAGGCCCTTTCAGTTACCTCTACAGTTTCCGGCCACATGGGTTTGATAGCAGGGACATGACGATCTTCAAAGACGACGACGGCATGGCCTACCTCTTCTACGCTTCTCGGGGCAACACCGTGCTTCATGTCAGTCCACTGACAAATGATTATCTCAACGTCACATCGGCGATGAGGACAATATTGGTGAGACGGTTCAGGGAGGCTCCGGCCGTGTTCAAGCTCAGAGGAACCTACTACATGATCACCTCACGGTGCTCGGGCTGGGCTCCGAATCCGGCGCTGGCACACgccacacacaagatcatggggCCATGGGAGACGCTGGGGAACCCGTGCGTCGGAGGCAACCACTTCCTCCGGCTGACGACGTTCCTGTCTCAGAGCACCTTCGTGCTCCCCCTCCCTGGCTTGCCGGGCACGTTCATCTTCATGGCAGACAGGTGGAACCCGTCGGATTTGCGTGACTCCCGGTATGTGTGGCTGCCCTTGTCCATTGGAGGTCTGGCGGACGAGGCGCTGGACTACAGCTTCGGGTTCCCGTCGTGGTCGAGGGTGTCGATTTACTGGCACAGGAAATGGCGACTCCCTGAAGGTTGGAGGAAGAGTTAG